ACGGCGTCTCGATGCGCGTCATCGCACAGATCGCCCGGCTCTGCGGCGTCGACCACATCCACACCGGGACCGCAGGCCTGGGCAAACTCGCGAACGAGGACACGCCGGGAATCAACGAGTGGCTCACGGGCGACTGTCACGGCCTGAAGCCCGTCCTTCCGGTCGCCTCGGGCGGCCTCCACCCCGGTGTCGTCGATCAGTTGATCGATGCCCTCGGGACGGACATCATCGTGCAGGCCGGCGGTGGCGTTCACGGCCACCCCGACGGGACGCACGCGGGGGCGAAAGCCCTTCGACAGTCAGTCGAAGCCTCGATTGCCGGCGAGAGCCTCGAAGAGTACGCCACCGACCATCCGGAACTCGCGACGGCGCTCGAGAAGTGGGGCGCGGAGACGCCGCGGTAGCCGCGCCGTTCGGTCGATCCTCGAGTCAGGTCCGATCGACGAAGTCGACGATGTGCTCGGCGATCTCCTCACCGGCATCTTCCTGCAAGAAGTGTGCGGCCTCGTCGATCCAGACGTCGGGTTGGTCGCTCGCGGTCGGGATGAGGCCCCGCAGCGGATCGCGGTTGTCGGCCGTGATCGGATCGTTCTTCGCGAACAGGACGAACGCGGGTTTCTCCCACTCGGCGAGCCGATCCTGTGCGTCCGCGAACAACTCGGCCCCGGGGTCGTCGGGCGATTGCGGCACCAGCCCCGGGAAGGTACGGGCACCGGCCATGTACCGTTCGTCCGGAAACGGCGCGCGGTAAGCGTCGATCACGTCCTCGGAGAGGTCCCGGTAACAGCCGTTCGCGACTAGCTCGCCGATGTCGAGGTCCTCGGCGGTCGCCACCATCTCGGCGAACGCGTGCCAGGTGTCGCTCATCTCCTGAGTCCCGTCGGGGAGGCCGGTGTTCATCGGGACGAGCCGGGCGAACCGCTCGGGCTGGTTGGCCGCGAGCGACAGTCCGAGCAGGCCACCCCAATCCTGGCAGACGAGGGTGATGTTCGTCAGCTCGAGTTCCTCGACGAACGTCCGAAGGGCGTCGTAGTGCATGTCGACGGTGTACTCGTCCCGGTCTTCGTACCTGTCTGAGCGCCCGCAGCCGATCAGGTCCGGTACGACCACGCGGCCCCGTTCGGCCAGCGTTGGCATCATCTTCCGGTAGAGGAACGACCAGGTCGGTTCGCCGTGCAGACAGAGGAACGTCTCCTCGTCCTCGGTGGTACTCCCGTCGCCGCCGGTTTCCACGTACGCCATCCGCAGATCACCGACGTCGACGTACTGCGGCTCGTAGTCGAAATCCGGTACGTCCTCGAACCGATCCTCCGGAACGCTGACAGTCATACGGCATGATACCGCGTGTCACTATTCAAAGGTTGGGGAACCGATGTGAACTTCCTTCCCGTGGAAAACGATCGGACGCGACCGACGAGATGCGTCCCTCACATGCTGGGCCACGAGAACGACGGCTCCCGGCGGACCTCGAGGACGCTTCAATCGACGTGACCATCCAAAAACATTATATTCTCGTTAACTGCTTTTAGAGATGTGGTTTACGAGACTGGAAACGAGACGGTCGACGACGCGCTCGAGCGGGTCATGGCCGGCGAGCAGCTCGATCGGACCCACGGGCTGGCACTGATGGCCCAGCCGGTCGAGGCGCTCGCGGAGGCCGGCGCGACCGTGCGCGATCACTTCGGTGACGGTACGGTCGACGCCTGCTCGATCGTCAACGCGAAGGCGGGTAACTGCGCCGAGGACTGCGGGTTCTGTGCGCAGTCGGTCCACTTCGATACCGGCATCGACACCTACGGCTTCCTCGGCCCTGAGAAGATCCTCGAGGCGGCGAAGCGCGCCGAACGCGACGGCGCCCAGCGATTCGGCATCGTCGTCGCCGAGAAAGGCGTCTCGAAGGAACATCGTCCCGAGGAGTGGGCGGAGGTCCTCGAGTCGATCCGACTGGTTCGCGACGAGTGCGATCTCGAGGTGGACGCCTCCCTCGGTATCCTCACCGAGGAGGAGGCCGCGATCCTCGCCGAGGAAGGGATCAATCACTACAATCACAACATCGAGACCTCCCCGGACTACTTCCCCGAGATCGTCAACTCTCACAGCTTCGCGGACCGGGTCGAGACGCTCGAGGTCGCCAAGGAAGCCGGGATGGACCTCTGTGCCGGCGTCATCCTCGGCATGGGCGAGACGCCGACCGACCGCGTCGAGGCCGCGATCGCCCTGCAGGACATCGGCGTCTCCTCGCTGCCGGTCAACGTCCTCAACCCCGTCGCGGGGACGCCGCTGGCGGAGGCGGGCGTCGACATCACGACCGAGGAGATCGTCAAGACGGTCGCGGTGTACAAACTGCTCCACCCCGACTCGCGGGTCCGCCTGACCGGCGGCCGCGAGGTCAACCTCGAGCCCGACGAGCAGCACCTGCCGCTCGAGGCCGGCGCGGACGGCATCCTCACTGGCGACTACCTCACGACCGAGGGGCAGTCGCCCGGCGACGACCTGGAAATCGTCGAGCGCGCGGGGATGGAGCCGAACATGGACGCCAACGAGTTCGATCCCGAGGAGGTCAAGGCTCGACACAGCGAGGCCGCGGAATCGGACTCGTCGACCGAAACGGCGGCCACGGGCGCGGAACCGAGCGACGACTGACGACCAGCGGACGAATTCAGCACATCGATACACATGGACGAAATCACGTTTGCGGTCCTCGGAACCGGAGGCATCGGCCGACGAGCACTCGAAGTAAGCCAGCACAAGGACGCGTTGACGCCCGTCGCGGCGTGTGACCGCCACGGCGTCGCCGTCGATTTCGACGGCCTCGACGTCGACGAACTGCTCGCGGCGACGGAAGGCAATATCGATAGCGAGCCGCGGAGCGGCTCGGATAAGTCGAGCGGTGACGAGCCGCGAGACAACGAGGTCGCCACGGACGGTGGCGCGGCCGCCGAGGGCGGCGTCAAACAACACGGCGAAGCGAAAGGCGTTGTCGCCTCGAGCCAGGCCCGACGCAGCGAGGATCCGATTCAGGAGATAATCGACCACGGCGACCGGATCGACGCGGTGCTTCTCGCGCTACCGAACTACGAGCACGACTTCATTCCGCGGACCGCCGACCGCTTCGCCGAGGGCGACTACTCCGGCGTCATGATCGACGTGCTCAAGCGCTCGCGCGTGATCGACATGCTCGACGATCGCAGCGAGTCGTTCGAGGACGCCGGTATCACCTTCATCTGCGGGGCGGGCGCGACGCCCGGGCTGCTCACCGGCGCGGCGGCGCTGGCCGCCCAATCGTTCGTCGAGGTCACCGACGTCGACATCTGGTGGGGCGTCGGTCTCAAGTCCGGCTACGAGGACAACCGCGGGACCGTCCGGGAGGACATCGCCCACCTCCCGGAGTACGACATCGAGACCGCCCGCGACCTCTCCGAGGCGGAGATCGAGGCGATCATCGACGAGCACGACGGCGCCATCGAGTTCGAGGACATGGAACACGCCGACGACGTCCTGCTCGAGCGCGCCGGCGTCTGCGACGCCGAGGACGTCGAGGTGGGTGGCATCCTCGACGTGCGCAACGACGAGAAGCCGACGACGACCACGGTTCGCGTGACCGGGCGGACCTTCGACGGCGAGACGGCGACGAACACCTTCCGGCTCGGCGACGAGACCAGCATGGAAGCCAACGTCAACGGCCCCGCACTGGGCTACCTGAAGGCCGGCGTCCGACGGAACCGGGCCGGCGAATACGGCGTCTTCGGACCGGCCGATCTGATGCCCGGCTTCTGAGTTACGCACTGTACGTCCAGATCCGTTTTCGATGGGAGAAACACCACCACACCCGAGACCGTGGCGAATCGACCGGCTCGAGCGGCGAGCGAGCCGAACCAGCCGAGCGACCGGAATCGTGAGAATCAAACCGTGGCGTTGAGTCCGTTTAGCCGAATGGCCGACCGCGGGTTCGATCTCGAAGACCGACTCGAGACGCTCGAGGAAACCGACCTGAAACGCGCACTGTCGCCGGTCGATCGGGTTGCCGAGCGCGGCTACTTCGGCGAGCCCTCGGGCGGCGATCTGCCGGTTCTCGAGACAGCCGAGGCGCTGGTGTTCGCCTCGAACAACTATCTGGGGCTGACCGACGACCAGCGAGTACAGGATGCGGCCCGACAGGCCGCTGCGACGGTCGGCACGGGTGCGGGAGCGAGTCGACTCGTCACCGGCGATACGATGGTCCATCGGGACCTGGAACGAGTACTCGCCGAGGTCAAGGGAACCGAGCGGGCGCTGGCGTTCTCCTCGGGCTACGCCGCGAACGTCGGGACGATCGCAGCGCTCGAGCCGGACGTCATCTTCTCCGACGAACTGAACCACGCGAGCATCATCGACGGCTGTCGGCTCGCGGGTGCCGAAACGGTCGTCTACGACCACTGCGACGCCGCGAGTCTGCGATCGAAACTCGAGGAGCGCGCCCGAACGGCTACGCGAGACGGTCGGGATCCGGCCGACGAATCGTGGTTGATCGTCACCGATTCGGTGTTCAGTATGGACGGCACCGTCGCACCGCTGGAAGCGATCTGTGACGCCGCCGAGGCGTTCGGCGCGTGGGTGATGGTCGACGAGGCCCACGCGACCGGACTGTACGCGAACGGCGGCGGCGTCGTACAAGCCGAGGGGCTCGAAGACCGGATCCAGATACAGATGGGAACGCTGTCGAAGGCGCTGGCCAGTCAGGGCGGATACGTCGCCGGGAGCGCGGACCTGATCGAGTGCCTGGTCAACGATGCGCGCTCGTTCGTCTTCTCGACCGGCCTCGCGCCGCCGGCCGCCGCGGCCGCGAGCGAGGCGCTCCACGTCGCCCGCCACAGCGGTGCTCGAGACCACCTCTGGGAGAACGTCGCCCACCTCCGCGACGGGCTCGAGTCGATGGGATTCGAGGTGTTAGGCGAGTCCCAGATCTTGCCCGTACTCGTGGGTGACCGAACGGACGCGATCGACCTCGCCGAGGGCATCCGGGAGCGCGACGTCGTCGCACCGGCGATCCGACCGCCGACCGTTCCGGAGGGAACCAGCCGCATCCGCGTCGCCCCGATGGCGACGCACGACCGGGACGACATTATCACCTGTCTCGAGGCGTTCAGGGCGGCCGGCGAGGAGGTGGGACTGCTGTGAGCGCACGGCGACCGCTCGCCGTCGTCGGCACCGGCACGGGCGTCGGAAAGACGGTCATCACGGCCGGGCTCACGCGCCTGCTCCGCGAGGCCGGTCACGATGCACGGGCGATCAAGCCGGCGCAGACCGGCCATCCGCCGGACGACGACGCCGGATTCGTCGCCGCGGCCTGCGAGGACCCCGACGCCGCGACCTGTCCGCGCTATCTCGAGCCGGCGCTGGCACCGCGGGTCGCGGCCGAGGTCGCGGACGAGACAATCGAGTACGAGGCGATCCGTGCGGCCTGCGAACGCGAGATCGAGTCGACGCCGGTCCCGATCGTCGAGGGGATCGGCGGACTTCGAGTGCCGCTGGCCGGTGACCGCGAAGTGATCGACCTCGTCGCGGACCTCGAGGCCGTGGCGGTGGTCGTCACGCGGGCTGGACTGGGGACGCTCAACCACACCGCGCTGACGGTCGACGCGCTCGCGGCTCGCGGCATCGACGTCTGCGGGATCGTCGTCAACGAGTACGCGGGCGAGACGGTGGCCGAACGGACCAATCCCGACGAACTCGAGCGCATGACGGGTCACGGGGTCGAGACGGTCCCGCCGCTCGACGATCGTGAGGGGGAGAACGATCCGCCAGAACTCGCTGCCGGAGTCGTCGATGCACTGTCGCCGGCGTTTCGCGACCGGCTGCCGATGGAACTGTCTCGGTAGCGCCGCGTAATTACTCAGGCCGACGGGGCCGTTCGTTCGTCCTCGGCCGTCGTCTCGCGGCCGGACGTGATATCGAGTTCGGGTACCGCCGCGTCGAGGTCGATGAGGTAAGAGACCACTTCCGACTTCCGGTGTTCCACCTCGAGGTGGACGCAGAGCGCGTTGCGGTCGTCGTACGGTTCCGTGCAGAGCGGGCAGCTGTGGGCGTCTGTCATTCGGCCGATCACCGTGTGATACTCTCACCGCTCATCGACGTAATAGTGTCGGTCAATTTATGTATGACATATCACCGACGAATAAAACCAGGTCATCGACGCTCGACCGGATTCGCTGTTCGTTCGGACTGCGACTGTACCGATCGAGCGGCGACGAGTAGCCGCTCAGAAGAAGTCGTTCAGCCCTGACTGATCGTCGTCCGGTTCGTCAGCCGCCGATGCGTCGTCCGATTCGGCCTCCGAGGCGCTTTCGCCGTCGGCGTCCGTGGAAGCGAGCGTCCGTTGACCGCTCGAGTCTCGATCGCCGTCGTCGCCCTCGTCAGTATCGGCACTCCCTTCGTCGCCGTCCGTGCTCGAGCGGTCGGCCTCGAAGAAGGCGTTACCCGAGTGTTCGACCGCTCGTTCGGCTTTGCGCTCTTCGGCGTCCTCGACGATGGACTGGACCTTGTTGGTATCCTTCCCGCTGCCGGTGACGAAGGAGACTTCAGACTCGTCGAGATCGTACGCCGCGGCCATGCGGACGGTGAGATCACGATTCTTGCAGTGGTGGGTCATCGCCGAGAGGAAGGGGAGAATCTCCCGGCGGGCCGTGGCGACGCTCGCCCCCTCCCGTTCGGCGATGCGCTCGGCGATCGAATCACGGGTATTTCGCGTCCCCTTGGTCCGGCCGAGTTTCGACCAGTAGCTCGGCGGGCCGTATCGCGTCCACCCGCCCTTGTCGCCCCGCCGCGAGGCGGCGACCCCGGCGGTCATGTTGTCCGTCGCGTACCGCCAGTAGGAGTAGTCCTGCGTGGCCCGGACGCGGCCCAGCCAGCGATCGG
This portion of the Natrinema salinisoli genome encodes:
- a CDS encoding transcriptional regulator, whose amino-acid sequence is MDEITFAVLGTGGIGRRALEVSQHKDALTPVAACDRHGVAVDFDGLDVDELLAATEGNIDSEPRSGSDKSSGDEPRDNEVATDGGAAAEGGVKQHGEAKGVVASSQARRSEDPIQEIIDHGDRIDAVLLALPNYEHDFIPRTADRFAEGDYSGVMIDVLKRSRVIDMLDDRSESFEDAGITFICGAGATPGLLTGAAALAAQSFVEVTDVDIWWGVGLKSGYEDNRGTVREDIAHLPEYDIETARDLSEAEIEAIIDEHDGAIEFEDMEHADDVLLERAGVCDAEDVEVGGILDVRNDEKPTTTTVRVTGRTFDGETATNTFRLGDETSMEANVNGPALGYLKAGVRRNRAGEYGVFGPADLMPGF
- the bioB gene encoding biotin synthase BioB translates to MVYETGNETVDDALERVMAGEQLDRTHGLALMAQPVEALAEAGATVRDHFGDGTVDACSIVNAKAGNCAEDCGFCAQSVHFDTGIDTYGFLGPEKILEAAKRAERDGAQRFGIVVAEKGVSKEHRPEEWAEVLESIRLVRDECDLEVDASLGILTEEEAAILAEEGINHYNHNIETSPDYFPEIVNSHSFADRVETLEVAKEAGMDLCAGVILGMGETPTDRVEAAIALQDIGVSSLPVNVLNPVAGTPLAEAGVDITTEEIVKTVAVYKLLHPDSRVRLTGGREVNLEPDEQHLPLEAGADGILTGDYLTTEGQSPGDDLEIVERAGMEPNMDANEFDPEEVKARHSEAAESDSSTETAATGAEPSDD
- a CDS encoding haloalkane dehalogenase; translated protein: MTVSVPEDRFEDVPDFDYEPQYVDVGDLRMAYVETGGDGSTTEDEETFLCLHGEPTWSFLYRKMMPTLAERGRVVVPDLIGCGRSDRYEDRDEYTVDMHYDALRTFVEELELTNITLVCQDWGGLLGLSLAANQPERFARLVPMNTGLPDGTQEMSDTWHAFAEMVATAEDLDIGELVANGCYRDLSEDVIDAYRAPFPDERYMAGARTFPGLVPQSPDDPGAELFADAQDRLAEWEKPAFVLFAKNDPITADNRDPLRGLIPTASDQPDVWIDEAAHFLQEDAGEEIAEHIVDFVDRT
- a CDS encoding aminotransferase class I/II-fold pyridoxal phosphate-dependent enzyme; this encodes MADRGFDLEDRLETLEETDLKRALSPVDRVAERGYFGEPSGGDLPVLETAEALVFASNNYLGLTDDQRVQDAARQAAATVGTGAGASRLVTGDTMVHRDLERVLAEVKGTERALAFSSGYAANVGTIAALEPDVIFSDELNHASIIDGCRLAGAETVVYDHCDAASLRSKLEERARTATRDGRDPADESWLIVTDSVFSMDGTVAPLEAICDAAEAFGAWVMVDEAHATGLYANGGGVVQAEGLEDRIQIQMGTLSKALASQGGYVAGSADLIECLVNDARSFVFSTGLAPPAAAAASEALHVARHSGARDHLWENVAHLRDGLESMGFEVLGESQILPVLVGDRTDAIDLAEGIRERDVVAPAIRPPTVPEGTSRIRVAPMATHDRDDIITCLEAFRAAGEEVGLL
- the bioD gene encoding dethiobiotin synthase, which translates into the protein MSARRPLAVVGTGTGVGKTVITAGLTRLLREAGHDARAIKPAQTGHPPDDDAGFVAAACEDPDAATCPRYLEPALAPRVAAEVADETIEYEAIRAACEREIESTPVPIVEGIGGLRVPLAGDREVIDLVADLEAVAVVVTRAGLGTLNHTALTVDALAARGIDVCGIVVNEYAGETVAERTNPDELERMTGHGVETVPPLDDREGENDPPELAAGVVDALSPAFRDRLPMELSR